The Abyssibacter profundi DNA segment CCGGCGCTCACCACCGACGTGCAGGCCGGCGATGTGCTGCTGCTAAACGACGGCGCCATCCGCTTGGAGGTCGAGACCATCGACGGCTCGGCCGTGCACTGCCGTGTGGTCTCCGGCGGGCGGCTGTCCGATCGCAAGGGCATCAACCGTCTGGGCGGAGGATTGTCAGCCGAAGCGCTCACCGACAAGGACCGCGAAGACGTCAAACTGGCCGCCGAAATCGGCGCCGATTTCGTGGCCGTCTCGTTTCCGCGCACGGCGGCCGACATGCAGGCCGCGCGCGACCTCTGTGAATCCCACGGGCTGGACGCGCATCTCATCGCCAAGATCGAACGGGCCGAGGCGCTGGATGACCTCGAACCCATTGTCGAGGCCTCCGATGGCGTCATGGTGGCGCGCGGCGATCTGGGCGTCGAGATTGGTGACGCCGAACTACCGGCCGTACAGAAGCGCATCATCGCCCTGGCCCGCGAGATGAACCGCGTGGTGATCACCGCCACGCAGATGATGGAATCCATGGTCCACCAGCCCATCCCCACCCGGGCGGAGGTGCTGGACGTGGCCAATGCCGTTATGGACGGCACCGATGCCGTGATGCTGTCGGCGGAGACGGCGGCCGGCAAGTATCCGGTCAAAGCGGTCGATGCGATGGTGCGTGTCTGCCTTGGCGCCGAGAAGCACCTGGTCTCGCGGCGCAAACGGTCGAAGAAGGCGGACCACTTCGCCCGCACCGACGAAGCCATTGCCATGGCGACCATGTATACCGCCCGCCACATGCACGCCCAGGCCATTATTTCGCTGACCGAGTCCGGTGCGACCGCAAGAATGATGTCGCGACAGGACATCGGCATCCCCATCTTCGC contains these protein-coding regions:
- the pyk gene encoding pyruvate kinase, translated to MRRRTKIVATLGPATDGAGTIRDLVLAGMNVARVNFSHATHEEHRRRIDAVRKAAEDTGREVAILVDLQGPKIRIEGFADGPVQLEDGARFTLDTALDHKAGTVERVGISYPALTTDVQAGDVLLLNDGAIRLEVETIDGSAVHCRVVSGGRLSDRKGINRLGGGLSAEALTDKDREDVKLAAEIGADFVAVSFPRTAADMQAARDLCESHGLDAHLIAKIERAEALDDLEPIVEASDGVMVARGDLGVEIGDAELPAVQKRIIALAREMNRVVITATQMMESMVHQPIPTRAEVLDVANAVMDGTDAVMLSAETAAGKYPVKAVDAMVRVCLGAEKHLVSRRKRSKKADHFARTDEAIAMATMYTARHMHAQAIISLTESGATARMMSRQDIGIPIFAMTRFASTRQRMCLCRGVYPIHFDATHLDSSLKPIREAINCLRDRDLVADGDRVLITKGDFTGPGGTNALKIVTVGEY